In Asterias rubens chromosome 15, eAstRub1.3, whole genome shotgun sequence, a genomic segment contains:
- the LOC117300103 gene encoding leucine-rich repeat and immunoglobulin-like domain-containing nogo receptor-interacting protein 1 has protein sequence MTYPRQLHLLVIVTSLLSLTVVAFTQSFTQPCVATTCAYTADIAFADCNGRQLKCLPLSFNQAINMDMGQNAIQRLPRSMLAGYLRLKSLDLNNNLISVIEDHAFGSMKTLTTLTLSFNRITQLGMATFSGLLSIQALYLQGNSIVSIHANAFNGLTQMQELNIAGNRLVTLPASVFSQLINLRRLMLQENQLRTNNRFLNGLDNLIELDLDGNRFVNLPDLSGMRMLGDLEITDSNIQRIRNNSFSHCGRIKELILASNFIDTIEPEGLSGLRSVTDMYLSFNSLKTLPINVFSKLVYMERLFLQNNLLTSLSGTHFATLTRLRALYLGNNQLKVFPPLPASRSLTILDLTANNLSTMTQDMIVSLPLLNRLLLTKNPLICDCRLKFLRRWFINQGRAHRPLDLPTCDVPILLSGTRLTMVPAGGLSCTPPTVRVRAATVGVTEGQNITLECSGSGGFPSPTITWRSPSNQRLIPDVRSGRYLVSDDGPLMIIRATMSDTGLFTCVGSNPAGTVTAPVQLKIQANPNPPAATVATSVIFTPVIGITGPPVRTTTMLRPTTQAVEIKTTPESPSGGVTPLPTTETPRQDEDRVLDSNPRLPDSNEEDLPPNHTVCDYNPGKVIIAIFITFFLTCLLCVLLFWSWYHRLIPKFISRSLNLRSLKNKRLSRNIVPTRARAPLPYSQMLSEGVYMRPSSLSGSDDSVSTSSSFEQDNRYVITESIVGPEGFPGRQTMLNKRGRKPIPGPSDSQHTYINADVVVNDSNYTALCTGKDERAPSPHTIPRKQVRRLPNTDGRGVSTDSSRIYMDLS, from the coding sequence ATGACGTATCCAAGACAGCTTCATCTACTCGTCATAGTGACGTCACTTCTAAGTCTTACCGTTGTTGCGTTCACCCAATCGTTCACCCAACCGTGTGTTGCGACAACGTGCGCGTATACAGCTGATATTGCATTCGCTGACTGTAATGGCCGCCAGTTGAAGTGTCTACCACTGTCCTTCAATCAGGCTATCAACATGGACATGGGTCAAAACGCCATCCAACGTCTACCGAGGAGTATGCTTGCGGGTTATTTAAGACTCAAATCCCTAGACCTCAACAACAACTTAATCTCAGTTATAGAGGATCATGCGTTCGGTTCCATGAAAACGCTGACGACTCTCACTCTAAGTTTTAATAGGATTACCCAATTGGGAATGGCGACCTTTAGCGGACTGCTGAGTATCCAGGCTCTTTATCTACAGGGAAACAGCATCGTGTCTATACACGCCAACGCGTTTAACGGATTAACACAGATGCAGGAATTAAACATCGCTGGTAACCGGCTGGTAACTCTGCCTGCTTCCGTGTTTAGCCAATTGATTAACCTCAGACGGCTCATGCTGCAAGAGAACCAACTGAGAACCAATAATCGATTTCTGAACGGATTGGACAACCTAATCGAACTGGACCTTGATGGGAACCGGTTCGTCAACTTACCCGATCTGAGCGGTATGCGCATGCTCGGTGACCTTGAAATAACCGATTCCAATATACAACGGATTAGGAATAATTCTTTTTCTCATTGTGGACGGATTAAAGAACTTATCCTAGCCAGTAACTTTATTGATACCATCGAACCCGAAGGACTGAGTGGATTGAGATCTGTAACTGACATGTACCTCTCCTTTAACTCCTTGAAGACACTCCCGATAAATGTCTTCAGCAAACTGGTTTACATGGAAAGATTATTTCTTCAAAACAACCTTTTGACATCGCTGTCAGGAACTCATTTTGCAACCCTAACGCGATTGCGTGCTCTGTATCTAGGCAACAACCAACTGAAAGTTTTCCCGCCACTTCCTGCGAGCAGGTCACTCACCATCCTCGACCTGACCGCCAATAACCTTTCAACTATGACCCAGGATATGATTGTTTCCCTCCCTCTACTTAACCGTCTGCTCCTCACCAAGAATCCCTTAATATGCGATTGCCGTCTGAAATTCCTCAGACGGTGGTTTATCAATCAGGGTAGAGCCCACCGTCCCCTCGATCTCCCAACATGTGATGTTCCCATTTTACTCAGCGGTACCCGTCTAACAATGGTCCCTGCAGGAGGGCTCTCTTGTACCCCTCCGACCGTCCGGGTCCGGGCTGCTACCGTCGGGGTAACAGAGGGTCAGAACATCACCCTGGAGTGCAGTGGATCCGGTGGGTTCCCATCACCAACAATCACTTGGAGATCACCCAGCAACCAGAGACTTATCCCGGATGTTCGGTCCGGACGATACCTCGTCTCGGATGACGGTCCTTTGATGATAATCCGAGCTACGATGTCAGATACGGGTCTGTTTACATGCGTTGGTTCTAATCCGGCCGGAACAGTGACCGCTCCGGTACAGTTGAAGATCCAAGCAAATCCCAACCCACCAGCTGCTACTGTCGCCACAAGTGTCATTTTCACACCAGTAATTGGCATCACTGGCCCCCCTGTCCGGACCACCACAATGCTAAGACCAACAACTCAAGCGGTCGAGATCAAAACAACTCCAGAATCGCCCTCTGGAGGAGTCACACCGTTACCCACTACTGAGACACCTCGACAAGACGAAGACCGAgtgttggattcgaacccaagactaCCAGATTCGAATGAGGAAGACCTGCCCCCAAACCACACGGTCTGTGATTACAATCCCGGAAAGGTCATTATTGCTATATTTATCACTTTCTTCCTGACCTGTTTGCTTTGTGTCTTGTTATTCTGGTCATGGTATCATCGTCTTATCCCAAAGTTCATCAGCCGATCTTTGAACCTAAGGTCACTCAAGAACAAACGACTGTCTCGCAACATCGTCCCCACACGCGCTCGAGCCCCCTTGCCTTACAGCCAGATGCTAAGCGAAGGCGTCTACATGCGTCCGAGTTCGCTGAGCGGGAGCGACGATTCGGTCAGCACTAGCAGCAGCTTCGAGCAGGATAATCGTTACGTCATCACAGAGAGCATTGTGGGACCGGAAGGCTTCCCCGGACGGCAGACAATGTTAAACAAACGTGGGCGTAAACCTATCCCCGGACCTAGTGATTCTCAACACACGTATATCAATGCGGACGTGGTTGTAAATGACTCTAACTACACAGCGCTATGTACTGGTAAGGATGAGAGAGCACCAAGTCCCCATACTATACCAAGAAAACAGGTTCGAAGACTTCCAAATACCGACGGTAGAGGTGTAAGCACAgacagtagtagaatatacatGGACTTAAGTTGA